From Halorubrum sp. PV6:
TGGCGAATCCCCATCCGTGGAGACGCCGGTTCATGTACTCGCCGTAGTCCATCGACTCCCGTATATACGTTAGGTCTTCCAGAACGAGAACGGGGTTCTCGACGGACTCGGCGTATTCCACGACTTCACAGGTGACGCGGTGGAACACGTCGTCTATCTGTCTCCACACGTCATCCCCGAAGGACTCCGCGATACGCTCGCTACCGCGCTTCTGAAGCCGCCTTGTGGCGGTGAAGTAGGTCTTGCGGAGCCGACGAACGGTCTTCCCCTCGTCGGCCCACAGTTCGGGAGCGGTCGGAGAACCGTGGTCGTCGCGGTGACACACCGTGACGAGCGACGCTTCCCCAATATCGACACCGATGGGCGTCGGTTCCTCAACGGACGCCTCGAAACCATCCTCCACGTCGCGGGTGGCGGTGACGTGGAGGAACCACGTCCCATCCCGCTCGAACAGCCGACTCTCCCCCATCTCCGCGTCACCAGCGTTCAACGCTTCCAGCCAGTCTCGCTGTTCGGGATTCGGCTGTGCTGGCATCCAGAGGTGGTAGTCCTCGTGGTGCGGGATTTTGACGTACCACTCGATTGCGTTCTCGGGCTTGTGGTCGAGCCGTAGCCCCTCGTTCGTGAAGCGGACAGGGTGGTCGTCGTGAAGTTCGCCCGCGTTGTACGTCGTCGTCAACTGCGGGACGTACTTCTTGAGCGCGTTCTTCGCGTACCCGCTCAGGTGGTAGTTGACCACCACGTCGTTCGCTTCGGTCTGCGTGGTACATCGGGCGTCGAAGGCATCTTGGAGGGCGTGCTGGTACGTCTCTCGCGTCTCACGGAGTTTCCGCCGCTTGTGGGCGTTCGGCTCTACCAGTTTGAGTTCGAGCGTCTTCGTGAGTTCGATCACGAATCGCCCTCCTTGTGTTGCTGGACGTAGTTCTTGACTGTCTCACTTGAAACGTGCCCGGCGGTCCCTGCGTAGTAGCCTCGCGCCCATCCGATTTTCTCGCCGTCGTGGTCGGCGTATCGGTGGTTGTACTTGCGCGAGGAGATACCCTTGAACCAGTTGGCGAGTAGCGCCGGTTCGTTCTTGGGCGGACTACTGACGAACAGGTGAACGTGGTCGGGCTGTACGGTAAGGTCGAGAATTTCGACGCCTTTGTCGTCGGCTATTTCGTGGAGGATGGTTCGCACACGGTCTGCGACCTCGTTGACGAGTACCGAGTTGCGGTACTTCGGCAACCACACTATGTGGTAGTTGAGGTTGTAAGTCGCGTGCCGTGTGGTCTTCATCCGGTTGTACACTATCAGGCCACAGGATCTTAATACTGGCGGTGACTCAGTGGGAAATCCAGCGGTGGCGTCGTCGTTGGAAGTGTACGCTATTGTCCGCTTGACCCCCGCCTAAAGACGGGGGTATGCGCTCGTATCTCTATCATCCACTCGATGTGTACTCAACGGTGTTCGAAGCAATCGAGCAACGTATTGAGTCGCTCTGGTGAGTGGTCTTTCCAACCGAACTGACCACCACCAACTGGCAATGAATTACGAGAACTCCGGCCGCTCTACATACGCAATCGGGTCGCGTGACCCAGCGTTCCGGAACGCCTCTAACCGGAACGCACACGCGTCGCACGTCCCACACGCCGGCTCTTCATCGCGGTAACACGACCACGTCATCTCGTACGGCACCCCGAGCTCCAACCCGCGCTCCGCGATCTCCGTTTTCGACCACTTGACGAACGGCGCTTTCAACTCGATCTCCGTCTCCGGCTTTGTGCCGACGTCGATCACGTTCTGAAAGGCGTCGAAAAAGGCCGGACGACAGTCGGGATATCCTGAGAAATCCTCGGAATGTGCGCCGATAAACAGCGCCTCCGAATCAGTCGCCTCCGCGTACGACGTCGCCATCGACAACAAATTCGCGTTCCGGAAGGGGACGTACGACGTCGGAATCTCGTCACTCTCCATGTCGGCGTCGGCCACGTCCATCTCCTCGTCCGTCAAACTCGACGCGCCGATCTGCGAGAGATGTCCCGTCTCGATATGGAGAAAGTCAGCCGCATCAACTTCCTCAGCGAGCGCTTTCGCACACTCGTACTCCTTGTCTTCGGTGCGCTGCCCGTACGAGGTGTGGAGAAAGTACGGCTCGTACCCCTGCTCGATCGCCTCGTAGACGGCCGTCGCACTATCCATCCCGCCGGACACCAGAATGACCGCGCTCTCGTTACTCATGAATTGTCAGTCTCGTCGAGTCGATTGCTATTCTGTCTACTCCATCACGAGCGACATCCGTGTCGCACTCGTGGCACCACACTGCTCCGACCCGGGTGTTGGCTGTCGTACTCATGTCCCCGGCGCGTCGTTCCATAGGTCCACGTGCAGTCGCGGCGTGTACCGGTAGCCGTACTCCATCGCCAGTTCGGCGACCTCGCTTCGCGTCCCGTCAAGTTGCTCTCGCGTCATGCCCTCCGGCATCAACAACACGTCATCATCGGCGACAGTCGTCGCCGTCGCTTCTCGCACCCGATCAACCAGGTCCGTGATTTCCGAGAGGTCCGTCTCGTCGGTCACGACGAACTTGAGTTGGGCCTCGTAGTCGTCGACCATCTGGGACAACGCATCCATGTCGATCCGATTCTGTTCGTGTTTCTGTTCCCACTCGCCCTCTCCTTTCGGGTCACGCTCCGGTGTCGGCGTGCTGCTCGCCAACTTTGGGCTGATACTTGCCAGATCGATTGGCGCATCCCGATTGATCGTCCCGTTCGTCTCCACCGTCGTGTGATACCCCTCTGCGGCGAGTCGCTCAAGGAGTTCGACTGACTCCTCGTGGATGAGTGGCTCCCCACCTGTGAGCACGACGTGGCCAGCCTGTTCGTGGGACTGCACCTCCTCGACGATCGAATCGACGTCGCGCCACGCCCCGGTCGGCTCCCACGACGTATGGTACGAATCACAGAACCAACACCGCAGGTTACACCCAGAGGTCCGTACGAAGACGGAGGGGACGCCTGCAAGCGTTCCCTCTCCCTGTAACGAGTAGAACACCTCGTTGATAGGAAGCCCCTCACCAGTCGCGTCAGCGTCCGTTGCGGGTTCCTCGATATCGTGTGCGACCGGCATCAGTAACTCGCACAGAGTTCGCCGGTTTCGCTCACCGACACCGACACGTCCGAGACGGTGTCTGGGAACGCATCGAGCATGCGTTGTTCGAGGAGGACGCTCATCACCTCTGCCGTTGGTGGGTGATCGAGGACGACGAGGGCGTCGCCGTCGCCCGACGCTTCGAACGCGTCGACGAGCGGGTCGCCCTCTTCGACGAGGAACCGGTGGTCCCACGCGTCGATGACGTCCGTGACGTCGCCTTTATCGACGACCCAGCCTTCTTCGGTGAGTTCCCCGGTCACTTCGACGGTGATCTCGTAGTTGTGGCCGTGTGGCCGCGAGCACTTCCCATCGTGATGGAGGATTCGATGGCCCGAGCTAATTCGGATAGGGTTGTCGGCTCCGATTTGGAGTGTTCGTTGGCCTGCCTCAGCGAGATCGATCGGCTTAGAGTCATCTTTCGATATGCTCTGAGACATACCTGAAGAATACTTGTGTGAGGGATAAGCATTGAGGTTTGGTCGTCCTGCCGATGCCTCAGGCCGCACGATCGATGGAAGCCATCAGAGAGTGTCGACGGTGAATCTAGGACTGATGGCAAATAGATACACTACGCCTCTGACTCTGGTTCTCTGAACCCCCCTCCCATTATGTTCCCCACGAGTGATAGGCAGTGTAATGGCAGCCTCGCTCGCTGAACCTACGGTGCTTGCTGCGGCGAAAGATACGCTGTACCCGGATATTGAGACGAGCCCCGACCAGTACGCGGTCACGGAAACGCAGTTCACGCAATCCACGTGGGGCGGCTGGACCGTCCCCGACACGATTCGTGACCGCCTCGCACCGTACAACACGATCCGACTCCACGCCGGCGAACCCGATTTACTCGGTGTCGGCATGCCAGCCACCAACGTGTTGAACGGTGACGCAGCCACGACACCAGTCGCGGTGATCGAGGCGAAAGGCCACAACTCGGACCCGGCCGCTGCCGACGTCGCTCGCGGCATCACGCAAGCGCACGCGCACCTCCCTGAAGTCAACCTCGGGTACGTCGCTGCGCCGGAACCCAGCATCACAGACGCGGCACGCGCACAAGCGAGGAACCTCAACGTCGGCATCATCGCCGTAGAGGACACTAACTCCGCGCGTGTCGTCGAGCCCGCCCGGGTTACGGGGGCCGGTGAGTTCTCCACGACGATCGACGCGGTGCGACTCCAAGCCACCGCGCACCGACTCACCGACGGGAGCTTCCCAGTGAATCACCCGAAAAACTACCTCGGATACGCGCTTGCGCTTGCTGCCGACGGTGACACCGAGACCGTGTACGCCGACAACGTCATCAACGCTATTTCTGGAGGGCGGCGCGGCGCTATTCTGTTGAGCCTCGTCGACGAGCAACCCACCGGCGACTCACTGACGCACCTCGGCGCAGAGGTCGTCCGCTTCGCCCGCGATCGGCATGGGAGCGTCACGGCTGCGCTCACAAAATTCGATAAGTGGACCGGCCGATCAAAGCGGTTCACGAAACTCGCCCCGAGGTGGGCGCAGCTCGCACGGTCCGTCGCCATCCAATACCAGCCGACTCGACTCATCATCAGCGCACTCGAACGGCTTCATCAGAACGGGACACGGGACGCGACGCTCGCCGACGTCGCACTCGAAGCCACACGCATCAACCAGCCACTCGCTGTTGAGGTGTTTTTCACCCAACATCGACGAGAGGACGTTCTCACCGCAGACGGCGATCTTAACCAGTCCGCCCTCAGTGATCCGACGATCTATAAATCCGGGATTCACTTCCAATTCAAATATCAGCTCTACCACGTCGGAATCCTCACCACCGGCGGCACCGACGACAAGAAGACCGTGTTGAGCAACACATGGCGGTTAGAGCAAGCGGTTGGTAGCGCATCCGGACCATGGTGACCCAGGAGAGAGTTTCAACGGAGAACTGTACGCACTCACCGGCTTAGGTCCGTCTGTGAATGGATTGTTCCGCGTCGAATACCTCGCTACCTCTCTGACTGTGTATCGAACGCTGCCAACAAGTCATCAAGAATCATCGTCCCAGTCGCAGTATCGAGTGGGTCGTTGTTGTTCCCACAGTCTTCGCTCATGACACAGAGCGGGCAGCCCCGGCGACGGCCACACTCACAGTCAGCAATGTGTTCGCGTGTCCGATCAGCTAGTGTCTCGATGTGCTCGTATATCGCTTTTGAGAAGCCGATCCCACCGTCGATTCCGTCATGAACAAACCATGTTGGTCCTGGGATCGTCTCGTGTGGGTGCGACGGCGTTGAGAGTCCGCCAATATCGTGGTTATCGATCATCAGCTCCAGCGGCGCGAGTTGGATGATCCCGTGTTCAGCGGCGTGGAGCCCGCCGGCGTACGTGTACCGCGCTTGCTCCATCGGGACTCGCGGATCATCGCCCGCCCGTTCTGTTGGCTCTAAGAGCGGCTCGTCAAGCGAGTTGATCGTCGCCTGTAGATGGTCTTCGGGCAGCGAGACCCACAGGAGTTCGGTCTGTAAATCAAGCGGCGGTGTCTCGGTCGGAAGCGGCCCCTCAATTAGCTCACCCGTCTGATAGTCACGGACCATGTAGTTCCCGTAGGTGATCCGCACCGTCCCTGTCCCGAAGTAGACATTATAGTCACCTGCCAGCGACGTGTGGTCTTTGACTTCGAGATCCTGAACCTGCTTGGTTGACAGCGTCTGCGTGTAGTGCGTGGTAGCTACCTCTTCGACGTGAATTCGCGGGTGGGGCTGGCTGTGGTCCACCTCGATCACTTCGTACTGTTGACCTGCATGGAGGAACAACGCTCCCTCGTGGTAGTCGCGGTAGGCTCGTTCGGTAGCGACCGGGTCGTGCTCAATTTCGCCGTTGGTACAGACCACCTCGTAATCGATGCCTGTCGTCCCGTACAATGAGATCCGGCTCTGCGGGCGTCGGTCGCCGGCGTAGGTGACACCGCCAGCGTCGAGATCCCCCGCTTGTTCAAGTAGCCCGGCGTCTTGCCACATGGCAGTCATTTCCCGGAACCGGTCCTCGCCACCGAGATACGGCGCATCTTCAGCCGTCAACGGACGTTCAGCGGCTGCCGCTAGCAGGTGGTCCGCGAAGACGCGGTCGTTATCGATGGAGACCACCGCGTCCTCCACGGTGTCGTCATCGAACAAGTACCGCGGATTATCGAGAATATAGGCATCCATCGCGTCCTTCCCCCCGACAAGCACTGAGAGTGCGTCGCTCGTCCCGCGGCCCGCACGGCCGATCTGCTGCCAGAAGGACTGTTTGGTCCCCGGATATGAGTCCGTCACCGTTGCGTCCACCGACCCGATATCAATCCCCAACTCCAACGCATTCGTCGAAATAACCGCATCGAGGTCAGCGCTTTTCAACTGGTTTTCGACGGATCGACGCTTCCGCTTCCCAAGGCCCGCGTGGTAAGGTTCGACGTCGATGTACCTATCACGCGGGTGGTCACGGACGGCCTGAACCGTTTGTTTTGCACCGATTTCGGTCCCTTGACGGGCTGTCGTGAACTGTAGCGTCTGGATCCCGTTGACCGCTAAGTGCGCCGTCACGGAGGATGCTTCACGCGCACTGGACCGACGTGCCTGTTCGAACCCCTCCATCAGGTCGCCGCTGCCATCATCATACCCTTCGAGCGCCTCGTCATCAAGCGGCGGCTCCCACAACACGATATCACGATTCCCACGCGGCGACCCATCCTCGCTGACGACGCTGAACTCGGCTCCAGTCAATGTGGAGGCGTGAGCAGCCGGATTACCGATCGTCGCAGTCGTGATCACGAACTGCGGATCCGCACCGTAGTGGGCGAGTACGCGCCGAAGCCGGCGCAAGATCCACGCAACGTGAGTCCCCATGACACCGCCGTACTCGTGGCCCTCGTCAATCACCACGAGCTCAAGATTACTGTAGAAGCGATGCCAGCCGCGATCCTTGTTGTGGCGCGGTAAGTAGACGTTCAACCCGGCCGGGTTCGTGAGGATGACGTTCGCATTCTCACGAACAGTCCGCTTCCGCTCATCTTTGGTGTCACCATCATACGTCCCGATGTGAGTATCAAGATCCAACTCACCGCGCAACCGATCGTTCAGCGCTTGTTCTTGGTCGTTTGTGAGCGCTTTCGTCGGGAACAGACAGAGTGCGGTCGCATCATCGTTAGCGAGGTGATTCCGTGCGATCTGAAGCTGGTAGATCAGCGTCTTTCCCGATGAGGTCGACGTCGTAACAACCACGTTCTCATCGGCCGCAAGCAGATCCAGTGCCTCGGCCTGATGTGAGTACAGATCATGGCCGAGCGGTGACGCAAGCCGATCCTGAAGTACGTCCTCGGGAGCGACAGTCTCAGCAGACTGCGCGTCGAGCCGCTCACTATGCCGGATCTGTTCACGCCAGTCCGGGAACGACTCTTTCAGCTCCGACTCAGAGAGAATCTCGCGGTGACTAGCAGTCCCTCCATCGGGCCGCAGCATCCGCGTGTCGGTTGAGGTCACGTGTTCGGATCGAGGTGAATGGTTATCAGTCATGGTCAGGAGAAATCGGCGAGCGAGCCTTGTGAGCTGTTTTCACCGGTCGGCGTCTTCGTTTCCGAGTCCCGTCGCGCAGCTGCTTCGAGATGCTCGTAGATCGTAGCGAGCGCTCGCACGTCGTCTTCGCAGTACCGTTCCAACCGGTCCCAGTCCGGTTCAACAGCGGTTCCGGCGTTCGCCTCCCCGGCAACCTGGCTTCGATACACCGTGTACAGCTTGGCAACGGTCTCACCGTCGATCCCGTTCGTCGACGGCTCCCAGCCGAGCGCGTCAGCGACGTGTTCCAGCTTGTTCGTTCGCCCAGGAAGCGCTGCGTTGCCGCCGTTCTTCTTCGTAGCCCACCACAACGCATCGAACTGATAACGATCGGTCCAAGCCTCCACGAGATCTGGGTGGTGCTGCTGGAGTTGTTCGGTGATGACCGGAAAGTCGAATCGGTACCCGTTCCATGCGACAACCGGCCGGCCCGACGCAGCACCGGTGAGCCACGTCATAAACGCCTCTAAGTGTGACCCGTCACCGACCGCCTGTTCCCGGAAACTCATGTAGTGCCCATCCTCAGGGCCGCCGTCGAGAACTCCGATCAGCCACGCCGTCGATGGATTCAACCCGTCCGTCTCAATGTCGATGAACACCGGATCCTGATTCGGTAACGAATCATCACCCGTCGGGAGGACGGTATTCGTGGACTGTGCCTCAGCAGCGGTCTGGATCGTGCTCGCAGACGTTCGCCCCAACCCAGATAATTCGGTGAGTTGCCGGAGCGGAGTGTCAGCGAGCGCCTCAACGGTAGTGGTGCCAGCATCACGCAGCGTCTCAAACCGTGTCGGACCGATCTCCGGAACACCGCGCAAGCCGAATTTCTGCGGATCAATCTCGGACACGTCGATCGCTCCGTTCGAGTAGAGCGCAACGAGCGTTGCCTGTGTCGTATCCGCCGTCGTACCAACACCGAGATCGGCGTTCGACATCCCGACACCAACAAACTGCGCGTCACCATCGTCTCCGTGACTCCGTGTCGTCGTGAACCCAGCCCGTAGCGCCGTCGAAAGATGAACTGTACGCGCCGTCCACCACTGATCCGGAACCCGGCCGCGATAGCTACTGATCCCGTCAAGCGTTGCTGACCGGGCATACGGATCCACAGATAACGAAACAGACTGGTCAATCAGACAGATCTGAGAAGTCGTCGCTACATCAGCCGGATCTTCTCCCACTGAAGACATCCCGACTCTGCTCGCAATCCGCTCTGGGTCGAGCGGCTCCTCACCCATCGGCAACGCTATGACAACACACCGATCCTCGTCTGTAACCGCCACGTCCGGCCGCATCCCGGTGCCAACTTCAAGAATATCGAGATCAAACTCCCGACTGAGTGCCGGACCAACGATGCTCGCCTGCGGCTCCGTCGCAACAAGCACATCAGGATCCAAGCTATCGACTACCGCGGTGATAGTATCGCGGTGAGAGGCGCTCACAGCGGCCCCAGAAAGCGCAAGGACTCGAGTCGGCGATTCATCTGGAGGCGGCAACGCCGGCAGTTGTGGACCCGCTCCACCACCGTCAGTATTGAAGCGTGGTGGAGGGGTGGAGTCGGAGTGCCGAGCGGAATCCGGCTCGTTAGTCATCTCAACTGATACGTTGACCCGGGAGCATATTAAGCTTCGAAGAGCGACGTGAAAGTGATCAGAAGAAGTCGTCACTCAGTGAACTCTGCGAGCGTCTTCCGCCGCCGATCCTCAGGTTGGACGTTTGTTATCAGGACTTCAGCAACCTCGCCACGATTACTCGCGTCGCTGTTAATCGCTCGCGTCGCATCGGCGTACGTCACTGAGAACGCGTCA
This genomic window contains:
- a CDS encoding RNA-guided endonuclease TnpB family protein, which translates into the protein MIELTKTLELKLVEPNAHKRRKLRETRETYQHALQDAFDARCTTQTEANDVVVNYHLSGYAKNALKKYVPQLTTTYNAGELHDDHPVRFTNEGLRLDHKPENAIEWYVKIPHHEDYHLWMPAQPNPEQRDWLEALNAGDAEMGESRLFERDGTWFLHVTATRDVEDGFEASVEEPTPIGVDIGEASLVTVCHRDDHGSPTAPELWADEGKTVRRLRKTYFTATRRLQKRGSERIAESFGDDVWRQIDDVFHRVTCEVVEYAESVENPVLVLEDLTYIRESMDYGEYMNRRLHGWGFAKLHAQIRYKAVEKGIPVETVNPRNTSKECHACGEVGYRPRQATFKCTNDACWMGEYQADVNGAVNIVDRYLSGESRFRGHENDDDSAEDGGRLTAPQDSQADADTQQATLGTYAS
- the tnpA gene encoding IS200/IS605 family transposase, translating into MKTTRHATYNLNYHIVWLPKYRNSVLVNEVADRVRTILHEIADDKGVEILDLTVQPDHVHLFVSSPPKNEPALLANWFKGISSRKYNHRYADHDGEKIGWARGYYAGTAGHVSSETVKNYVQQHKEGDS
- the queC gene encoding 7-cyano-7-deazaguanine synthase QueC; its protein translation is MSNESAVILVSGGMDSATAVYEAIEQGYEPYFLHTSYGQRTEDKEYECAKALAEEVDAADFLHIETGHLSQIGASSLTDEEMDVADADMESDEIPTSYVPFRNANLLSMATSYAEATDSEALFIGAHSEDFSGYPDCRPAFFDAFQNVIDVGTKPETEIELKAPFVKWSKTEIAERGLELGVPYEMTWSCYRDEEPACGTCDACAFRLEAFRNAGSRDPIAYVERPEFS
- a CDS encoding 7-carboxy-7-deazaguanine synthase QueE; the encoded protein is MPVAHDIEEPATDADATGEGLPINEVFYSLQGEGTLAGVPSVFVRTSGCNLRCWFCDSYHTSWEPTGAWRDVDSIVEEVQSHEQAGHVVLTGGEPLIHEESVELLERLAAEGYHTTVETNGTINRDAPIDLASISPKLASSTPTPERDPKGEGEWEQKHEQNRIDMDALSQMVDDYEAQLKFVVTDETDLSEITDLVDRVREATATTVADDDVLLMPEGMTREQLDGTRSEVAELAMEYGYRYTPRLHVDLWNDAPGT
- a CDS encoding 6-pyruvoyl tetrahydropterin synthase family protein, which encodes MSQSISKDDSKPIDLAEAGQRTLQIGADNPIRISSGHRILHHDGKCSRPHGHNYEITVEVTGELTEEGWVVDKGDVTDVIDAWDHRFLVEEGDPLVDAFEASGDGDALVVLDHPPTAEVMSVLLEQRMLDAFPDTVSDVSVSVSETGELCASY
- a CDS encoding DEAD/DEAH box helicase, with translation MTSTDTRMLRPDGGTASHREILSESELKESFPDWREQIRHSERLDAQSAETVAPEDVLQDRLASPLGHDLYSHQAEALDLLAADENVVVTTSTSSGKTLIYQLQIARNHLANDDATALCLFPTKALTNDQEQALNDRLRGELDLDTHIGTYDGDTKDERKRTVRENANVILTNPAGLNVYLPRHNKDRGWHRFYSNLELVVIDEGHEYGGVMGTHVAWILRRLRRVLAHYGADPQFVITTATIGNPAAHASTLTGAEFSVVSEDGSPRGNRDIVLWEPPLDDEALEGYDDGSGDLMEGFEQARRSSAREASSVTAHLAVNGIQTLQFTTARQGTEIGAKQTVQAVRDHPRDRYIDVEPYHAGLGKRKRRSVENQLKSADLDAVISTNALELGIDIGSVDATVTDSYPGTKQSFWQQIGRAGRGTSDALSVLVGGKDAMDAYILDNPRYLFDDDTVEDAVVSIDNDRVFADHLLAAAAERPLTAEDAPYLGGEDRFREMTAMWQDAGLLEQAGDLDAGGVTYAGDRRPQSRISLYGTTGIDYEVVCTNGEIEHDPVATERAYRDYHEGALFLHAGQQYEVIEVDHSQPHPRIHVEEVATTHYTQTLSTKQVQDLEVKDHTSLAGDYNVYFGTGTVRITYGNYMVRDYQTGELIEGPLPTETPPLDLQTELLWVSLPEDHLQATINSLDEPLLEPTERAGDDPRVPMEQARYTYAGGLHAAEHGIIQLAPLELMIDNHDIGGLSTPSHPHETIPGPTWFVHDGIDGGIGFSKAIYEHIETLADRTREHIADCECGRRRGCPLCVMSEDCGNNNDPLDTATGTMILDDLLAAFDTQSER
- a CDS encoding ribonuclease H-like domain-containing protein, whose translation is MDPDVLVATEPQASIVGPALSREFDLDILEVGTGMRPDVAVTDEDRCVVIALPMGEEPLDPERIASRVGMSSVGEDPADVATTSQICLIDQSVSLSVDPYARSATLDGISSYRGRVPDQWWTARTVHLSTALRAGFTTTRSHGDDGDAQFVGVGMSNADLGVGTTADTTQATLVALYSNGAIDVSEIDPQKFGLRGVPEIGPTRFETLRDAGTTTVEALADTPLRQLTELSGLGRTSASTIQTAAEAQSTNTVLPTGDDSLPNQDPVFIDIETDGLNPSTAWLIGVLDGGPEDGHYMSFREQAVGDGSHLEAFMTWLTGAASGRPVVAWNGYRFDFPVITEQLQQHHPDLVEAWTDRYQFDALWWATKKNGGNAALPGRTNKLEHVADALGWEPSTNGIDGETVAKLYTVYRSQVAGEANAGTAVEPDWDRLERYCEDDVRALATIYEHLEAAARRDSETKTPTGENSSQGSLADFS